One genomic window of Methanomassiliicoccus sp. includes the following:
- a CDS encoding class I SAM-dependent methyltransferase, producing MGTKRINPKQRGFFNEKAKVWDEISVHDSSKVEYITDILSIKGHERVLDIGTGTGVMIPHYEARLVNGSIVAVDYSENMIDVARTKYPESEHPFVSYVISDVYDLEYCSEFDLVVCYSCFPHFVDQPLAIKILSRALRKGGRLAVAHSDSAKKINGIHMEGGVEISNDFLPSMERLKRMMTDSGLSVLFERDDDAYYICVARKE from the coding sequence GTGGGTACGAAAAGGATTAATCCGAAGCAGAGGGGGTTCTTCAACGAAAAGGCCAAGGTGTGGGATGAGATCTCCGTCCACGATAGCAGTAAGGTAGAATACATAACCGATATCCTCTCCATAAAGGGCCACGAAAGGGTCCTGGACATCGGCACAGGAACTGGGGTAATGATCCCACATTACGAGGCCCGTCTGGTCAACGGGTCCATTGTGGCCGTGGACTACTCTGAGAACATGATCGATGTCGCCCGGACCAAGTATCCTGAGAGCGAGCATCCATTCGTCTCCTACGTCATCTCCGATGTGTACGATCTCGAATACTGCTCGGAGTTCGATCTGGTGGTCTGCTACTCGTGTTTCCCTCACTTCGTCGATCAGCCCCTGGCGATCAAGATACTGTCGAGGGCACTTAGGAAGGGGGGCCGGCTTGCCGTCGCGCACTCCGACTCGGCGAAGAAGATCAATGGCATCCACATGGAGGGAGGTGTGGAGATCTCCAACGACTTTTTACCGTCGATGGAGCGGTTAAAGCGAATGATGACGGACAGCGGCCTCTCGGTGCTCTTCGAGAGGGATGATGACGCTTACTATATCTGTGTCGCCAGGAAGGAATGA
- a CDS encoding ABC transporter ATP-binding protein — protein sequence MTFFQVNGVEFSYKSVKVLDDVTFTIEKDEVTSIMGPNGVGKTTLMKCINKILMPAMGSVIIDGSNLHKMSRRDIAKKIGYVSQRGEMSRMTVFDSVLLGRKPHFEWEVTEKDIRLAGRVIHLMGLDDLALKYVNEISGGEYQLVQIARVLVQQPKVILLDEPTSSLDLPNQHMIMHLIRNIARRNHIAAIMTIHDLNLAIRHSDKFIMMREGAIFATGDHSIITPENIRAVYNIDAFVEKVKGIPVVIPI from the coding sequence ATGACGTTCTTCCAGGTGAACGGTGTGGAGTTCTCCTACAAGAGCGTGAAGGTCCTGGACGACGTCACATTCACCATCGAGAAGGATGAAGTGACATCGATCATGGGCCCCAACGGTGTCGGCAAGACCACCTTGATGAAGTGCATCAACAAGATCCTGATGCCCGCCATGGGCTCGGTCATCATAGACGGGTCGAACCTCCATAAGATGAGCAGAAGGGACATCGCCAAAAAAATAGGCTATGTATCACAGAGGGGCGAGATGTCCAGGATGACGGTCTTTGACTCCGTTCTGTTGGGGAGGAAACCGCATTTTGAATGGGAGGTCACCGAAAAGGACATCAGGCTCGCTGGAAGAGTTATCCACCTGATGGGCTTGGACGATCTGGCGCTGAAGTATGTCAATGAGATAAGCGGCGGGGAGTACCAGCTGGTGCAGATCGCCAGGGTGCTGGTGCAACAGCCCAAGGTGATCCTCCTGGACGAGCCCACAAGCAGCCTGGACCTGCCCAACCAGCACATGATAATGCATCTGATTAGGAACATCGCGAGAAGGAACCACATAGCGGCCATCATGACGATACATGACCTCAACCTGGCGATCCGTCATTCAGACAAGTTCATAATGATGAGGGAAGGAGCGATCTTCGCCACCGGCGATCATAGCATAATAACGCCAGAGAACATTCGTGCCGTCTACAATATCGACGCATTTGTGGAAAAGGTAAAGGGGATACCGGTGGTCATACCGATATGA
- a CDS encoding iron ABC transporter permease, with the protein MTADHDKWEGFDIYDDGDGEATHNSCLYRGYVRRKGLVVVLSLMALFACIIIAAHNGPLSISTSDIIRYIFTFDNDGMGGVVWNIRMVRIVGAILAGSGLAVAGVVMQCILRNPLASPYTLGISSAAAFGASFAIIFLNAGSSITSIVSISNPYVTTISAFLFSLLATGAILLLTRVTRVSAETMVLAGVAISAMFAAGLSFMQYLATDSQLGNIVMWTFGDLGKATWSWNTLIMAVLLSVTLYFYYKRWDYNAMEAGEETAMGLGVHTERERIIGMVLASVLSAVIVSFFGIIAFIGLLGPHIARMIIGSDHRHLIPLSIILGAIILIAADGLGQVILYPSVIPVGIITSMLGGPLFIYLLIRRYRK; encoded by the coding sequence ATGACCGCGGACCACGACAAGTGGGAAGGCTTCGACATCTACGATGATGGCGATGGGGAGGCCACTCACAACTCCTGTTTGTATCGCGGATACGTCAGGAGGAAAGGCCTGGTTGTAGTGCTTTCTCTAATGGCCCTCTTCGCATGTATCATCATCGCTGCCCACAACGGCCCTCTGAGCATATCCACCTCTGACATCATCCGGTACATCTTTACATTTGACAATGATGGAATGGGGGGCGTCGTCTGGAACATCCGAATGGTCAGGATCGTCGGTGCGATCCTTGCTGGATCAGGTCTGGCGGTCGCGGGCGTGGTCATGCAATGCATCCTGCGGAACCCGCTGGCCTCTCCCTACACTCTGGGGATCTCCAGCGCCGCTGCGTTCGGAGCATCGTTCGCCATCATATTCCTGAACGCTGGCTCCAGCATTACGTCCATAGTCTCCATCAGCAATCCCTACGTCACTACCATCAGCGCCTTTCTGTTCTCGCTGCTGGCAACCGGCGCCATCCTGCTACTGACCAGGGTGACCCGCGTTAGCGCGGAAACGATGGTCCTCGCAGGAGTGGCCATCAGCGCCATGTTCGCCGCTGGCCTCTCCTTCATGCAGTACCTAGCAACAGACTCCCAGCTGGGCAATATCGTCATGTGGACGTTCGGAGACCTGGGAAAGGCGACCTGGTCCTGGAACACCCTTATCATGGCTGTCCTGCTATCGGTGACCCTGTACTTCTACTACAAGCGATGGGACTACAACGCCATGGAGGCGGGGGAGGAGACCGCCATGGGGCTCGGTGTACACACTGAGAGGGAGAGGATCATAGGCATGGTTCTGGCCTCGGTCCTCAGTGCTGTCATCGTCTCCTTCTTCGGCATCATCGCGTTCATAGGGCTCCTTGGTCCACATATAGCTCGCATGATCATTGGAAGCGATCACCGGCACCTCATACCCCTATCGATAATCCTGGGCGCCATCATATTGATCGCCGCGGATGGATTGGGGCAGGTGATCCTGTACCCATCGGTCATACCGGTGGGGATAATCACATCCATGCTCGGAGGGCCGCTGTTCATCTACCTGCTGATAAGGAGGTACAGGAAATGA
- a CDS encoding ABC transporter substrate-binding protein encodes MIAATGAAYLLTRGEDNGSNAEKATSLDSLGRPVEVPEKIDSVFCVGACSLRLVSYFDVFDKVKAVETAGTFNTRDDQTYYLVNKGNLSSLPQVATDAESILALGPSLIITSTATDAGTADTLQNQTGIPVYVINANLEFGDDFYDQITSLGKLFGEEERAAKLNKGIADMISEITSRSLNESTENAYASGMFYYGGASFLKASGNYLPFDYSNVTNAIAPAGNGQPYVITLETLVAADPDYIFIDSIGLSDCVASMNGYIADETGLQNVSAIENGSIFSTMVYKCYGTNWENQLINSYYVASVMNGEAFSWTFDQKANEIIQLFYPETTMTYSEIADGQSGNGCGEVTL; translated from the coding sequence GTGATCGCCGCTACTGGCGCAGCATACCTGCTAACCAGGGGCGAGGATAACGGGAGCAACGCAGAAAAAGCTACCTCCTTAGACTCATTGGGCAGACCGGTGGAGGTGCCGGAGAAGATCGACTCTGTCTTCTGTGTAGGGGCTTGCTCCCTGAGGCTAGTATCTTATTTCGACGTGTTCGACAAGGTGAAGGCCGTGGAGACCGCTGGTACATTCAACACGCGGGACGATCAGACATATTATCTCGTGAACAAGGGGAACCTATCCTCCTTGCCGCAGGTCGCCACCGATGCCGAGAGCATTCTGGCATTGGGCCCTAGCTTGATCATAACATCCACCGCAACGGATGCTGGTACCGCCGATACCCTGCAGAACCAGACAGGCATCCCCGTCTATGTCATCAATGCCAATCTGGAGTTCGGTGATGATTTCTACGATCAGATTACATCCCTAGGGAAGCTGTTCGGCGAAGAGGAGAGGGCGGCAAAGCTGAACAAAGGCATTGCGGACATGATCAGCGAGATTACCTCAAGGTCATTGAACGAAAGCACTGAGAACGCATACGCCAGCGGGATGTTCTACTATGGTGGGGCGTCTTTCCTCAAGGCCTCGGGGAACTACCTCCCCTTTGACTACTCCAACGTCACCAACGCCATCGCCCCTGCCGGCAATGGCCAGCCATATGTCATTACGTTAGAGACACTGGTGGCTGCCGATCCAGACTACATTTTCATAGACAGCATAGGCCTGAGCGACTGCGTGGCATCTATGAACGGTTACATTGCGGACGAGACCGGGCTTCAGAACGTGTCCGCGATAGAGAATGGCAGCATATTTTCTACAATGGTCTACAAGTGCTACGGAACCAACTGGGAGAACCAGCTTATCAACTCCTACTACGTGGCATCCGTGATGAACGGTGAGGCCTTCTCCTGGACCTTTGACCAGAAGGCCAATGAGATCATTCAGTTATTCTATCCAGAAACAACCATGACATACTCGGAGATCGCTGATGGTCAGAGCGGCAACGGCTGCGGGGAAGTGACGCTGTAA